The following proteins come from a genomic window of Mycobacterium sp. DL:
- a CDS encoding TetR/AcrR family transcriptional regulator gives MGKRQDSRQRIEGRIVELGRQHLITEGAAGLSLRAIARDLGMVSSAVYRYVASRDELLTLLLVDAYTDLADTVERARDGAPHQARARITEMSRAARRWAIAQPANWALLYGSPVPGYHAPRERTVGPGTRVVGALLTVVDEGVAAGEIPDVEHTVPQGLSMDFEGLRAEFSITAGDAVVARSLTLWAALVGAISLEVFGQYGPDTFTDPEAAFDAQIALLTDMLATN, from the coding sequence GTGGGTAAGCGACAGGACTCGCGCCAGCGCATCGAAGGGCGCATCGTCGAACTCGGACGTCAGCATCTGATCACCGAGGGTGCGGCCGGGTTGTCGCTGCGCGCGATCGCCCGGGACCTGGGCATGGTCTCGTCGGCGGTGTATCGCTACGTGGCCAGTCGCGATGAATTGCTGACGTTGCTCTTGGTGGACGCCTATACCGACCTGGCCGACACCGTCGAGCGCGCGCGCGACGGCGCCCCCCACCAGGCACGCGCGAGGATCACCGAGATGTCCAGGGCCGCACGGCGCTGGGCGATAGCGCAGCCCGCCAATTGGGCGTTGCTCTACGGCAGCCCGGTGCCCGGATATCACGCGCCCAGGGAACGGACGGTCGGCCCCGGGACGCGGGTGGTCGGCGCGCTGCTCACCGTGGTCGACGAGGGTGTTGCCGCCGGTGAGATACCCGACGTCGAACACACTGTGCCGCAAGGCCTCTCGATGGATTTTGAGGGATTGCGCGCCGAGTTCTCGATCACTGCGGGAGACGCGGTGGTCGCCAGGAGCCTCACCCTGTGGGCGGCGTTGGTCGGCGCCATCAGCCTCGAAGTGTTCGGGCAGTACGGTCCGGACACCTTCACCGACCCCGAGGCGGCGTTCGACGCCCAGATCGCCCTGCTGACCGACATGCTGGCGACGAATTAG
- a CDS encoding VOC family protein produces the protein MPDQTPVQIAWVTRDLPATEAALTSLLGAKKWVRMPGVHFAPDTCSYRGQPADFIADISFSYAGDTQLELIAPVTGRSVYTEFLDTRGPGLHHICVEAADTESFEAAVADAERAGAPVVMAGTMPGGMRFAYVSAEDSGVPYLEIACIPPKIHAFFDHVKRETA, from the coding sequence ATGCCTGACCAGACACCTGTCCAGATTGCGTGGGTCACGCGCGACCTGCCGGCCACCGAAGCGGCGCTGACCTCGCTGCTCGGCGCCAAGAAGTGGGTACGGATGCCCGGCGTCCACTTCGCCCCAGACACCTGCTCGTACCGCGGGCAACCCGCGGACTTCATCGCCGACATCTCGTTCAGTTATGCCGGAGACACCCAACTCGAACTGATCGCTCCGGTGACCGGTCGGAGCGTCTACACCGAGTTTCTCGACACCCGCGGGCCGGGCCTGCACCACATCTGCGTCGAGGCCGCCGATACCGAATCCTTCGAGGCTGCAGTTGCCGACGCCGAGCGCGCGGGCGCGCCGGTCGTCATGGCGGGAACCATGCCCGGCGGGATGCGGTTCGCGTACGTCTCCGCCGAGGACTCCGGTGTGCCCTACCTCGAGATCGCCTGCATACCACCGAAAATCCACGCGTTCTTTGACCATGTAAAGCGGGAGACCGCGTGA
- a CDS encoding LysM peptidoglycan-binding domain-containing protein, with protein MADTLQHGEKLERGQGLTSPNGAYTLTLQDDGNLVLASRGQAVWATGTDGQNVVRAEVQKDGNFVLYTADKPVWHSDTKGTKDARLTLQDDRNLVLYGKDGAKWASNTETDQAPPPPVTESAAEPEAAAEASAKNEKSAAEPAPAPEAAPAPPPPPPPPPPPPAPRTYTVVSGDTLWAIAEKFYGDGNRYRAIAEASGIPNPDLIHPGQVLTIP; from the coding sequence ATGGCAGACACGCTCCAGCACGGTGAGAAACTCGAACGGGGACAAGGGTTAACGTCACCCAACGGTGCATACACACTCACGTTGCAGGACGATGGCAACCTGGTGCTCGCCAGTCGCGGCCAGGCCGTGTGGGCGACCGGCACCGACGGCCAGAACGTCGTTCGCGCCGAAGTCCAGAAGGACGGCAACTTCGTCCTGTACACGGCGGACAAACCGGTGTGGCACAGCGACACCAAGGGCACCAAGGATGCTCGGCTGACTCTCCAGGACGACCGCAACCTCGTTCTCTACGGAAAAGACGGCGCGAAGTGGGCTTCGAACACCGAGACCGATCAGGCTCCGCCGCCGCCGGTGACAGAATCGGCTGCCGAACCCGAGGCCGCGGCCGAGGCCTCAGCGAAAAACGAGAAATCGGCAGCAGAGCCCGCACCCGCACCCGAGGCGGCCCCGGCTCCGCCGCCTCCGCCGCCCCCGCCTCCTCCGCCGCCGGCACCGAGGACGTACACGGTCGTGTCCGGTGACACGCTGTGGGCGATCGCCGAGAAGTTCTACGGGGACGGCAACCGATACAGGGCCATCGCCGAGGCCAGTGGGATCCCGAATCCGGACCTGATTCACCCCGGACAGGTGCTCACCATCCCCTGA
- a CDS encoding FAD-binding protein, with protein sequence MQHIPETVPAREVTSWSEEADVVVLGFGIAGGCAAVSAAAAGARVLVLEKAAAAGGTTSMAGGHFYLGGGTAVQQATGHDDSPEEMYKYLVSQSRDPEHDKIRAYCDGSVEHFNWLEALGFEFERSYYPGKVVVPPGTEGLSYTGNEKVWPFCEQATPAPRGHSVPVPGELGGASMVIDLLVKRAADLGVQIRYETGATALVIDDDGAVAGVRWKHFTETGEVKAKSVVIAAGGFAMNADMVAEYTPALGQERKTKHHGTVAPYILGNPNDDGLGIKLGASAGGVATNLDQLFITAAAYPPEILLTGVIVNSDGKRFVAEDSYHSRTSAFVLEQPDQSAYLIVDEAHMQMPEMPLIKFIDGWETVAEMEAALGIPSGNLAATLDRYNSNAAVGEDPDFHKQPEYLAAQDTGPWAAFDLTLGRAMYSGFTMGGLKVSIDGEVLREDDSVIRGLYAAGACASNIAQDGKGYASGTQLGEGSFFGRRAGEHAAERAGAQPARD encoded by the coding sequence ATGCAGCACATCCCGGAAACCGTGCCCGCCCGTGAGGTCACCTCGTGGTCCGAAGAGGCGGACGTCGTGGTTCTCGGCTTCGGTATCGCAGGCGGTTGCGCGGCCGTCAGTGCCGCAGCGGCCGGGGCGCGCGTCCTGGTGCTGGAGAAGGCCGCAGCAGCCGGTGGCACCACCTCGATGGCCGGCGGCCACTTCTATCTCGGCGGCGGCACCGCCGTCCAGCAGGCGACAGGCCACGACGATTCGCCGGAGGAGATGTACAAGTACCTGGTGTCGCAGTCCCGCGACCCCGAACACGACAAGATCCGCGCCTACTGCGACGGCAGCGTGGAGCACTTCAATTGGCTCGAGGCACTGGGCTTCGAGTTCGAGCGCAGCTATTACCCGGGCAAGGTCGTGGTCCCGCCGGGCACCGAAGGGTTGTCCTACACAGGCAACGAAAAGGTGTGGCCGTTCTGCGAGCAGGCCACCCCGGCGCCCCGTGGGCATTCCGTGCCGGTCCCCGGCGAACTGGGCGGCGCGTCGATGGTGATCGACCTCCTGGTCAAGCGCGCTGCCGACCTTGGTGTGCAGATCCGCTACGAGACCGGTGCGACAGCGCTCGTCATCGACGACGACGGTGCGGTGGCCGGGGTGCGCTGGAAGCACTTCACCGAGACCGGCGAGGTCAAGGCCAAGTCCGTGGTCATCGCCGCGGGCGGCTTCGCGATGAACGCCGACATGGTGGCCGAATACACGCCCGCCCTCGGTCAGGAACGCAAGACCAAACACCACGGCACGGTGGCCCCGTACATCCTCGGCAACCCCAACGACGACGGACTGGGCATCAAGCTGGGCGCCTCGGCGGGCGGCGTGGCGACGAATCTGGACCAGTTGTTCATCACCGCGGCCGCGTACCCGCCGGAGATCCTGCTGACCGGCGTCATCGTCAACTCCGATGGCAAGCGGTTCGTCGCCGAGGACTCCTACCATTCGCGCACCTCTGCGTTCGTGCTCGAACAACCGGACCAATCGGCATATCTCATCGTCGACGAGGCGCACATGCAGATGCCCGAGATGCCGCTGATCAAGTTCATCGACGGTTGGGAGACGGTCGCGGAGATGGAGGCAGCCCTGGGGATCCCTTCGGGCAACCTCGCCGCGACCCTGGACCGCTACAACAGCAACGCCGCCGTGGGCGAGGACCCGGACTTCCACAAGCAGCCGGAATACCTTGCCGCACAGGACACCGGCCCATGGGCGGCCTTCGACCTGACGCTGGGCCGAGCGATGTACTCCGGGTTCACGATGGGTGGTCTGAAGGTCTCGATCGACGGCGAGGTGCTCCGCGAGGACGACAGCGTGATCCGCGGGCTGTACGCGGCGGGCGCCTGTGCCTCCAACATCGCCCAGGACGGCAAGGGTTACGCCAGCGGCACGCAGCTCGGTGAGGGATCGTTCTTCGGCAGGCGGGCCGGAGAGCACGCCGCCGAGCGTGCAGGCGCACAGCCCGCCCGCGACTGA
- a CDS encoding nitroreductase/quinone reductase family protein produces MSDRYDTPGFAARLFNNVIRRLAEAGVSIQGSTALRVRGRSTGEVRGVVVNLLTVDGRDYVVSPRGNTQWARNVRAAGEVEVGPLRRGRRRRVVEIADDAKPALLTPYVQRWYWQLKGHVGGLTPASTTDEQRAVAPSIPVFELVR; encoded by the coding sequence ATGTCCGATCGCTACGACACGCCGGGATTTGCGGCCCGGCTTTTCAACAACGTGATCCGCCGTCTGGCCGAGGCGGGTGTCAGCATCCAGGGCAGCACCGCGCTGCGGGTCCGCGGACGCAGCACCGGCGAGGTCCGCGGTGTGGTGGTGAATCTGCTGACCGTGGACGGCCGAGACTATGTGGTGTCGCCGCGCGGCAATACCCAGTGGGCACGCAACGTCCGCGCAGCGGGTGAAGTCGAGGTGGGTCCGCTCAGGCGTGGACGCCGGCGGCGGGTGGTCGAGATCGCCGACGACGCCAAGCCCGCACTGCTGACGCCGTATGTCCAGCGGTGGTACTGGCAGCTCAAGGGCCATGTCGGCGGGCTGACGCCCGCTTCCACGACCGACGAGCAACGAGCCGTCGCGCCGTCGATCCCGGTGTTCGAGCTGGTCCGCTAG